Proteins found in one Aneurinibacillus uraniidurans genomic segment:
- the ftsY gene encoding signal recognition particle-docking protein FtsY: protein MSFFKKLKEKISGQAETITNKFKEGLTKTRSAFEKVEDLVRRYKRIDDEFYEELEEILIGADVGVTTVMELVDDLRSEARKQKIENAHDLQPLLSEKLVGLLKNKDENLSLNIEEGRMNVILFVGVNGVGKTTTIGKMAHMFKSQGKNVVMAAGDTFRAGAIEQLEVWGERVGVEVVKQQQGSDPAAVIYDGIQAARTKKADVLLCDTAGRLQNKVNLMEELSKIKRVISREIPGAPHETLLVLDATTGQNALSQAKAFSESAELSGLVLTKLDGTAKGGIVIAIRNELNVPVKYVGLGEKMDDLQPFDPEQFVHALFAGAIENEENNEE, encoded by the coding sequence ATGAGTTTCTTTAAGAAATTGAAAGAAAAAATCTCCGGTCAGGCCGAGACGATTACAAATAAGTTTAAAGAAGGCCTGACGAAAACACGAAGTGCATTTGAGAAAGTCGAAGATCTTGTACGTCGCTATAAGCGGATTGATGATGAGTTTTATGAGGAGTTAGAAGAAATTCTCATCGGAGCCGATGTCGGCGTGACAACGGTGATGGAGCTTGTTGACGACTTGCGCTCCGAAGCACGCAAGCAAAAAATCGAAAATGCACATGACTTGCAGCCGCTCCTGTCCGAAAAATTGGTCGGCCTGTTGAAAAATAAAGACGAAAATTTGTCGCTTAACATTGAAGAGGGCCGGATGAATGTCATTTTGTTTGTCGGAGTTAACGGTGTAGGGAAAACGACAACAATCGGTAAAATGGCGCACATGTTTAAAAGCCAGGGGAAAAACGTAGTCATGGCAGCGGGTGATACATTCCGTGCGGGTGCGATTGAGCAGTTAGAAGTATGGGGCGAGCGTGTTGGTGTTGAAGTTGTCAAGCAGCAGCAAGGATCAGACCCGGCGGCGGTCATTTATGACGGCATCCAGGCGGCTCGTACGAAAAAAGCAGACGTGTTACTGTGCGATACGGCAGGCCGTCTCCAGAATAAAGTCAATCTCATGGAAGAACTTTCAAAAATCAAGCGGGTAATCTCGCGGGAGATTCCAGGTGCACCGCATGAAACGCTGCTTGTGCTGGATGCGACTACGGGTCAGAACGCACTCAGTCAGGCCAAAGCGTTTAGCGAATCAGCGGAACTGTCCGGTCTTGTGCTTACAAAGCTTGACGGTACAGCAAAAGGCGGGATTGTTATTGCGATTCGTAACGAGTTGAATGTGCCAGTGAAATATGTAGGTCTCGGTGAAAAAATGGACGATTTACAGCCGTTTGATCCGGAGCAGTTCGTACACGCATTATTTGCGGGCGCAATTGAGAACGAAGAAAATAACGAGGAGTAA
- the ylxM gene encoding YlxM family DNA-binding protein, whose product MLEETTRIHLMYDMYGPLLKERQRQYFELYYRDDLSLGEIAELQNISRQAVFEQVKRVAKMLEEYESKLGLLGRYEKRQTLLTELKEELCQAGSGDSRACEITRKLLALEMEID is encoded by the coding sequence ATGCTTGAAGAAACGACACGCATTCATCTGATGTACGACATGTACGGCCCGCTGTTGAAAGAGAGGCAGCGACAGTATTTTGAACTGTACTACCGGGACGATTTATCGCTCGGTGAGATTGCCGAACTGCAAAACATTAGCCGTCAGGCGGTGTTTGAACAGGTTAAGCGGGTAGCGAAGATGCTCGAGGAGTATGAAAGCAAGCTCGGGTTGCTTGGCCGCTATGAGAAGCGGCAGACGCTTCTTACGGAATTGAAAGAAGAATTGTGTCAGGCAGGCAGTGGCGATTCTCGTGCCTGTGAGATTACTCGCAAGCTTCTGGCATTAGAAATGGAGATAGATTAG
- the ffh gene encoding signal recognition particle protein: protein MAFESLASRLQSTFDKLRGKGKVSEEDVTKAMREVRLALLEADVNFKVVKDFVNRVKERAIGQDVLKSLTPGQHVIKVVNDELTELMGGGQSKLAVSNRPPTIVMMVGLQGAGKTTTTGKLANYLRGKQNRKPLLVACDIYRPAAIKQLQVLGNQLDIPVFEMGNQTSPVEIARAAIEHAKEQHLDYVLIDTAGRLHIDEALMGELQEIKEVTKPNEILLVVDAMTGQDAVNVAESFNNQLELTGVVLTKLDGDTKGGAALSVKAVTGTPIKFAGMGEKMDALEPFHPERMASRILGMGDVLTLIEKAQGDVDAEKAKELERKMRNAEFTFEDFLDQMAQVRKMGPLDELLNMMPGMNKMKGLKDVKIDDGAIGRVEAIIRSMTIAEKQQPEIINSSRRKRIAKGSGTTIQEVNRLIKQFDDMRKMMKQFTKMTDKAKKKGGFKFPFMG, encoded by the coding sequence ATGGCGTTTGAAAGTTTAGCCAGCCGACTGCAATCAACATTTGACAAACTTCGCGGCAAAGGTAAGGTAAGCGAAGAAGATGTAACGAAAGCAATGCGCGAGGTGCGCCTAGCCCTCCTCGAAGCAGACGTTAACTTTAAAGTCGTCAAAGATTTTGTAAACCGGGTCAAAGAGCGTGCCATCGGGCAGGATGTATTGAAAAGCTTGACACCAGGCCAGCATGTCATTAAAGTCGTCAACGATGAGTTGACGGAACTGATGGGCGGCGGCCAGAGCAAGCTCGCGGTATCCAATCGTCCACCGACAATCGTAATGATGGTCGGGCTGCAAGGGGCAGGTAAGACAACGACGACTGGTAAGCTCGCCAACTATTTGCGCGGCAAACAGAACCGTAAGCCGCTTCTTGTCGCATGTGACATATACCGTCCAGCTGCGATTAAGCAACTTCAAGTGCTCGGCAATCAATTGGATATTCCGGTGTTTGAGATGGGTAACCAGACAAGCCCGGTCGAGATCGCGCGGGCAGCGATTGAACATGCGAAAGAACAGCATCTTGATTATGTGCTGATTGATACCGCAGGTCGCCTGCACATTGATGAAGCGCTCATGGGTGAGCTGCAAGAGATTAAAGAGGTCACGAAGCCGAACGAGATCTTGCTTGTCGTCGATGCGATGACGGGTCAGGATGCCGTGAACGTAGCAGAGAGCTTCAATAATCAGCTCGAGTTGACCGGCGTTGTCCTCACTAAGCTTGATGGGGATACAAAAGGCGGGGCTGCGCTTTCCGTTAAAGCTGTAACCGGCACACCGATTAAATTTGCCGGGATGGGCGAGAAGATGGACGCGCTTGAGCCATTCCATCCAGAGCGGATGGCAAGCCGAATTCTTGGCATGGGTGATGTGCTCACGCTCATCGAAAAAGCGCAAGGAGACGTGGACGCTGAGAAAGCGAAGGAATTAGAACGGAAAATGCGTAACGCGGAATTTACGTTCGAAGACTTCCTGGATCAGATGGCACAGGTGCGCAAGATGGGACCGCTTGATGAACTGCTTAACATGATGCCAGGCATGAACAAAATGAAAGGTCTGAAAGATGTCAAAATTGACGATGGGGCGATTGGCCGCGTCGAAGCGATCATTCGCTCGATGACAATTGCCGAGAAGCAGCAGCCAGAGATTATTAACTCCAGCCGTCGCAAGCGCATCGCCAAGGGCAGCGGTACGACCATTCAGGAAGTCAATCGGCTGATCAAGCAGTTTGACGACATGCGGAAGATGATGAAGCAGTTCACGAAAATGACCGACAAAGCCAAGAAAAAAGGCGGGTTCAAATTCCCGTTTATGGGATAA
- the rpsP gene encoding 30S ribosomal protein S16 — MAVKIRLKRMGQKKAPFYRVVVADSRAPRDGRFIEEIGTYNPVAQPAIVEINEEKAMQWLSTGAQPTDTVRSLFRKQGLLQKFHEAKRQK, encoded by the coding sequence ATGGCAGTAAAAATTCGCTTAAAACGTATGGGTCAAAAGAAAGCTCCGTTCTACCGTGTAGTAGTAGCAGATTCCCGCGCACCGCGCGATGGTCGTTTCATTGAAGAAATCGGCACATACAATCCAGTAGCACAACCAGCTATCGTTGAAATCAACGAAGAGAAAGCAATGCAGTGGCTTTCTACAGGCGCACAACCGACTGATACAGTTCGCAGCCTGTTCCGTAAACAAGGTCTTCTTCAGAAGTTCCACGAAGCAAAACGCCAGAAGTAA
- a CDS encoding KH domain-containing protein — translation MKSLLEVIAKALVDHPDSVVIEEVAQGRNKTYRLSVHSDDMGKVIGKQGRIARALRTVVGAKALKENERVTIEIR, via the coding sequence GTGAAATCATTACTTGAAGTGATTGCTAAAGCTCTTGTCGACCATCCCGATTCTGTTGTGATTGAAGAAGTGGCGCAGGGGCGCAACAAGACGTATCGCCTGTCTGTTCATTCTGATGACATGGGCAAGGTGATTGGCAAACAAGGTCGAATTGCGCGTGCACTGCGTACGGTTGTTGGTGCGAAAGCTCTTAAAGAGAATGAACGCGTCACAATTGAAATAAGATAA
- a CDS encoding YlqD family protein, with translation MLTIKREIKVLMVLTEAARQKLNAELYSLQKRYELELEQLDFQAKKLLYEAQRKGRDAIAIVERRLSQEKTAREEKLAEIAVRLEHIASLADGSEIPYTTVQSDVEIRVGDCFDELMNGAEIVLVDGIVAEIRKGGKRGE, from the coding sequence ATGCTAACAATTAAGCGAGAGATTAAAGTGCTGATGGTACTTACTGAAGCAGCACGACAAAAGTTGAACGCGGAGCTGTACAGTTTGCAGAAAAGGTACGAGTTAGAGCTCGAACAGCTTGATTTTCAAGCCAAAAAGTTATTATACGAGGCCCAGCGTAAAGGCCGCGATGCGATTGCCATCGTAGAGCGCCGTCTTAGCCAGGAAAAAACCGCGCGGGAAGAGAAGCTTGCAGAGATTGCGGTTCGACTTGAACATATCGCATCACTTGCCGATGGAAGTGAGATTCCGTACACAACCGTACAGAGCGATGTAGAGATTCGGGTGGGGGATTGCTTTGATGAGCTGATGAATGGAGCGGAGATTGTGCTTGTAGATGGCATTGTAGCTGAAATTCGCAAAGGAGGAAAACGTGGTGAGTGA
- the rimM gene encoding ribosome maturation factor RimM (Essential for efficient processing of 16S rRNA) has product MSEFYTVGKLVNTQGIRGEVRIISETDFPEERYRKGQVLYLFHPSLPTPKPLTVASARPHKNFYILSFEGITSINEVEKFKGGVLKVRAEDRGELDEGEFYFQDIIGCEVFTEEGERLGKIKEILQPGANDVWVVKPDKGRDILLPYIDDVVREINIAEKRITVYLLPGLV; this is encoded by the coding sequence GTGAGTGAGTTTTATACAGTAGGTAAGCTAGTGAATACCCAGGGAATTCGTGGGGAAGTACGCATTATCTCAGAAACAGATTTTCCAGAGGAGCGGTACAGAAAAGGACAGGTATTATACTTGTTTCATCCGTCGCTTCCGACCCCGAAGCCATTGACGGTTGCTTCCGCGCGTCCTCACAAAAATTTCTATATTCTTTCGTTTGAAGGAATTACATCGATCAATGAGGTCGAGAAGTTTAAAGGTGGAGTGCTCAAAGTACGTGCGGAAGACCGGGGCGAACTTGACGAAGGAGAATTTTATTTCCAGGATATTATCGGGTGCGAAGTGTTTACGGAAGAAGGCGAACGCCTTGGGAAAATTAAAGAGATTTTGCAGCCAGGTGCGAACGATGTATGGGTTGTAAAGCCAGATAAAGGACGCGACATTTTACTCCCTTATATTGATGATGTCGTGCGTGAGATCAACATTGCAGAGAAACGGATCACCGTCTACCTTCTGCCGGGGTTGGTCTAG
- the trmD gene encoding tRNA (guanosine(37)-N1)-methyltransferase TrmD: MQIDVLTLFPEMFSGVLGTSIVGKAQQKGLVSFRLVNFREFSGNKHGQVDDMPYGGGGGMVLKAEPIFQAVESLVEPSAGETKEPAKRPRVILMCPQGQRYNQKLAEELAEEEHLIFICGHYEGYDERIREHLVTDEISIGDYVLTGGELASMVIIDSVVRLQPGALGNAQSAISDSYSTGLLEHPHYTRPAEFRGWTVPDILLSGHHENIEKWRLEEAVRRTLERRPDLLEADGISEEIKKIAKRLKEQL; encoded by the coding sequence ATGCAAATCGATGTGTTAACATTGTTTCCGGAGATGTTTTCAGGTGTGCTTGGGACAAGTATTGTTGGCAAAGCCCAGCAAAAAGGGCTTGTTTCCTTTCGCCTGGTGAATTTTCGGGAGTTTTCAGGGAATAAGCATGGGCAGGTAGATGATATGCCATATGGCGGCGGAGGCGGTATGGTATTGAAAGCGGAGCCGATCTTCCAGGCAGTGGAATCGCTGGTCGAGCCGTCAGCAGGAGAAACAAAAGAACCAGCCAAGCGTCCGCGTGTTATTCTCATGTGTCCACAGGGTCAGCGCTACAACCAGAAGCTTGCTGAGGAGCTAGCCGAAGAGGAGCACCTCATTTTTATTTGTGGTCATTATGAAGGGTATGACGAGCGCATTCGCGAGCATCTGGTTACCGATGAGATTTCCATTGGGGATTATGTGCTGACGGGTGGAGAGCTTGCTTCGATGGTCATCATTGATAGTGTTGTGCGCCTGCAGCCGGGAGCGCTGGGCAATGCCCAGTCTGCGATATCGGATTCATATAGTACGGGGCTTTTGGAGCATCCGCATTATACACGCCCGGCTGAATTCCGAGGCTGGACAGTGCCCGATATTTTGCTATCCGGTCACCATGAAAACATCGAGAAGTGGCGTCTTGAGGAAGCGGTGCGTCGGACACTTGAACGCCGCCCGGATTTGCTAGAAGCGGACGGCATTAGTGAAGAAATAAAAAAAATTGCCAAACGGTTGAAAGAGCAGTTGTAA
- the rplS gene encoding 50S ribosomal protein L19, with protein sequence MQQILREITQASLKTDVPSFRPGDTVRVHLKVVEGQRERIQVFEGVVIRRRGGGISETFTVRKISYGVGVERTLPLNSPKIEKIELVRYGKVRRAKLYYLRDRVGKAARIKEIRR encoded by the coding sequence ATGCAACAGATTCTTCGTGAAATTACTCAAGCGAGCCTTAAAACTGACGTTCCTAGCTTCCGCCCGGGCGATACAGTACGTGTTCACCTGAAAGTAGTCGAGGGTCAGCGCGAACGTATCCAGGTGTTTGAAGGTGTCGTGATCAGACGTCGTGGAGGCGGTATCAGCGAAACATTCACCGTTCGTAAGATTTCTTACGGCGTAGGTGTTGAGCGTACACTTCCGCTGAACTCCCCGAAAATCGAAAAAATCGAACTTGTCCGTTACGGTAAAGTTCGCCGTGCGAAGCTTTACTACCTCCGCGATCGCGTGGGTAAAGCAGCGCGTATTAAAGAAATTCGTCGCTAA
- the lepB gene encoding signal peptidase I — translation MTGQASQNGEKKNEAWEWMKALGIAIILALIIRSFLLAPFLVDGSSMMPTLENGERLIVNKLVYHLHGPQRGDIVVFHATATKDYIKRVIATEGETVEMKNDQLYINDKPVDEPYLAQYKLQAKQQGYKLTDDFPKQKIPAGHVFVMGDNRQNSQDSRIIGPVAVKEMVGRSEVVIWPYNKIRFH, via the coding sequence ATGACAGGACAGGCTTCGCAAAACGGAGAAAAGAAAAATGAAGCGTGGGAATGGATGAAGGCTCTTGGAATAGCCATCATTCTTGCGCTAATTATTCGCTCGTTTTTACTCGCTCCGTTTCTCGTTGATGGCTCGTCCATGATGCCGACTTTAGAGAACGGTGAGCGTCTGATTGTCAACAAACTCGTCTATCATCTACATGGGCCGCAACGCGGAGATATTGTCGTATTTCATGCCACCGCTACGAAAGATTATATTAAGCGGGTCATCGCAACGGAAGGCGAAACGGTCGAGATGAAAAATGACCAGCTATACATAAATGACAAGCCGGTTGATGAACCGTATCTTGCTCAGTATAAACTACAGGCAAAGCAGCAAGGCTATAAGTTGACGGATGATTTTCCGAAACAAAAAATACCTGCGGGTCATGTTTTTGTAATGGGAGATAATCGCCAGAACAGCCAGGACAGTCGCATTATCGGTCCGGTTGCCGTAAAAGAAATGGTTGGCCGGTCCGAGGTCGTAATCTGGCCGTATAATAAAATTCGATTCCACTAA
- the ylqF gene encoding ribosome biogenesis GTPase YlqF — MTIQWFPGHMAKARRQVTEKLKLIDVVIELLDARLPLSSRNPMIDEIVSGKPRLILLNKSDLADEAVTKAWVQHFSEQGVRALPLDALSGRGVNKLPQECQALVEEMMEKRRAKGMQDRAIRAMILGIPNVGKSSLMNRLAGRKVAQTGDRPAVTKAQQWVKVGKVLELLDTPGILWPKFEDPLVGLRLAASGAIKDEIIDFQEVALFVVAYLQMHYPGALASRYQLTDIPENKIEVLDAIGRRRGCVVSGGHIDYDKVSELILRELRSGKIGTVSLERPQDPFTIEMARVSMDDITPY; from the coding sequence ATGACAATTCAATGGTTTCCGGGTCATATGGCCAAAGCGCGTCGTCAGGTAACAGAGAAACTTAAATTGATTGATGTTGTCATTGAGCTTTTAGATGCGCGTCTCCCGCTTTCAAGCCGCAATCCGATGATTGATGAGATTGTCTCAGGCAAGCCGCGTCTCATTTTACTCAATAAATCGGACTTGGCCGATGAAGCGGTAACGAAAGCGTGGGTACAGCACTTCTCCGAACAGGGTGTTCGAGCCCTTCCGCTTGATGCACTATCGGGACGCGGCGTGAATAAACTGCCGCAGGAGTGCCAGGCGCTTGTTGAAGAGATGATGGAGAAGCGCCGTGCGAAAGGAATGCAGGATCGGGCTATTCGAGCGATGATTCTTGGCATCCCGAATGTAGGGAAATCATCGCTGATGAACCGTCTGGCCGGGCGCAAAGTAGCGCAGACAGGAGATCGTCCGGCTGTGACGAAGGCGCAGCAGTGGGTGAAGGTTGGCAAAGTGCTTGAACTACTTGATACGCCAGGGATTCTTTGGCCGAAGTTTGAAGATCCGCTTGTCGGACTACGTCTTGCAGCGAGCGGTGCGATCAAAGATGAGATTATTGATTTTCAGGAAGTTGCCTTGTTTGTCGTGGCGTATTTGCAGATGCATTATCCGGGGGCACTTGCTTCACGCTACCAGCTTACGGACATTCCAGAGAATAAGATCGAGGTGCTGGATGCGATCGGACGGCGCCGAGGCTGCGTCGTAAGTGGTGGTCATATTGATTATGATAAAGTGTCGGAACTGATTCTACGCGAGCTGCGTAGCGGCAAGATTGGCACTGTATCTCTTGAACGTCCGCAGGATCCATTTACCATTGAGATGGCACGTGTGAGCATGGATGATATTACGCCGTACTAA
- a CDS encoding ribonuclease HII, translated as MKAMTITEVKQWLAERKELTPDEQAHIQADSRSGVQNAYKQWQRARTREKADYMRWQEMSVMEQELWAQGYKYIAGVDEVGRGPLAGPVVTAAVILPADFYLPGLNDSKKVPAARREVMYEAIMEGALAVAVAGNDSKVIDEINIYQATLAAMREAVLNLSPAPQITLNDAVIIPGLAIEQKKIIGGDGKSISIAAASIIAKVERDRMMKAYDEQYPGYGFAANMGYGTAEHLAGLRKLGPCPIHRLSFGGVLPD; from the coding sequence ATGAAGGCAATGACGATAACAGAAGTAAAACAGTGGCTTGCGGAACGGAAAGAACTGACGCCTGACGAACAGGCGCACATTCAAGCAGATAGTCGTTCCGGGGTGCAGAATGCGTATAAGCAGTGGCAGCGGGCCCGCACGCGCGAAAAAGCAGACTACATGCGCTGGCAGGAGATGAGTGTCATGGAGCAGGAGCTATGGGCGCAAGGATACAAGTATATTGCAGGCGTTGATGAAGTTGGACGCGGCCCACTTGCTGGTCCTGTTGTGACAGCAGCTGTTATTTTACCTGCTGATTTTTATTTGCCAGGATTGAACGATTCGAAGAAAGTTCCGGCTGCTAGACGTGAGGTGATGTACGAAGCCATCATGGAGGGTGCGCTTGCGGTGGCGGTTGCTGGCAATGATAGCAAGGTGATTGATGAGATTAACATTTATCAGGCGACACTTGCTGCCATGCGTGAAGCTGTGCTGAACTTGTCGCCTGCACCTCAGATCACACTGAATGACGCCGTTATCATTCCAGGACTTGCAATTGAGCAGAAGAAAATCATCGGTGGAGACGGTAAAAGCATCTCGATTGCAGCTGCTTCGATTATTGCAAAAGTAGAGCGTGACCGAATGATGAAAGCGTACGACGAGCAATATCCGGGGTATGGATTTGCCGCTAATATGGGGTATGGAACAGCAGAACACTTGGCTGGTCTGCGCAAGCTTGGTCCATGTCCGATTCATCGGCTAAGCTTTGGTGGTGTATTACCGGATTAA
- a CDS encoding EscU/YscU/HrcU family type III secretion system export apparatus switch protein, which yields MKEKAKYPRKSAVALRYNLQEAEAPRVIAKGKGLVADKIIEQAKENGIPVQEDPSLVQVLAGLELNEQIPVELYQVVAELLAFVYQTDRKSRPS from the coding sequence ATGAAAGAGAAAGCGAAATATCCGCGTAAAAGTGCGGTTGCCCTTCGTTATAACTTGCAGGAAGCGGAAGCGCCGCGCGTGATTGCGAAAGGAAAAGGACTGGTTGCTGATAAAATTATTGAGCAGGCAAAAGAGAATGGAATTCCTGTTCAGGAAGACCCGTCTCTTGTGCAAGTACTCGCGGGTCTTGAGTTAAATGAGCAGATTCCCGTTGAGTTGTACCAGGTCGTGGCGGAATTGCTGGCGTTTGTGTATCAAACAGATCGAAAGAGTCGTCCATCATGA
- a CDS encoding YraN family protein, with translation MSGQYSGRQLGLEGEEAACRYLVSCGYEVVARNFRTRTAEIDLVMCDGGELVFVEVKTRRTARFGHGSEAITVHKQRKIHGAALAYMQQHGAGQRFRFDAVIITKNHNGAMDIVHIQNAF, from the coding sequence ATGAGTGGGCAGTATAGCGGAAGGCAGCTTGGTCTGGAAGGAGAAGAAGCTGCCTGCCGCTACCTTGTATCATGTGGATATGAGGTTGTGGCACGTAATTTTCGCACGCGTACAGCTGAGATTGATCTTGTAATGTGCGATGGGGGTGAACTAGTATTTGTTGAGGTGAAAACCCGTCGTACGGCCCGCTTTGGGCATGGGAGTGAGGCGATTACCGTACATAAGCAGCGAAAAATACACGGTGCAGCGCTTGCCTACATGCAGCAGCACGGAGCAGGACAGAGATTTCGGTTTGATGCGGTCATCATTACGAAAAACCATAATGGAGCGATGGACATTGTTCATATACAGAATGCTTTTTAA
- a CDS encoding YifB family Mg chelatase-like AAA ATPase, with protein MFARVKSAVVYGVEGKCIEVEADIANGLPHFEISGLAASSVREARERVKAAIKNSGFTFPLQRITVNLAPADMRKAGSMLDCAIAVAILLASGQIEVRNRLADWLFVGELSLEGRLRSVPGLLPILLGARRQNEPGAVVPLDTGEEVDRVRLPLLRASTLQECAALFACPDEQITEISQLVDACTDRIEPRISSLCFSDVRGQRHVKRAMEVAAAGRHHLCMVGPPGTGKTMMAHRFPTILPLLSEEEELEVDTIYSAYGLLEERFKQQGQPPFRAPHTSITLTGMVGGGMGPKPGEMSLAHLGVLFLDEWAEFSRRVLESMRQPLEDGRIVLIRGDRKLTLPSRVVLLSAFNPCNCGHYQFEDQTNVCTCTESEVRRYRRKLSGPLLDRMDMHVEVPRVETEELDHITESSLDMRKRVEGARARQRARYEKMNCMYNADLFGTALRTHVQLSKEGSRFLAAIYRTTGLSNRSYDKILKISRSIADLDGCEEIHEAHIAEALQYRVLDRADWKR; from the coding sequence ATGTTTGCACGTGTAAAAAGTGCAGTTGTATACGGAGTAGAAGGAAAATGCATCGAGGTTGAAGCAGACATTGCGAATGGGCTGCCGCATTTTGAGATTAGCGGGCTGGCTGCCTCTTCGGTACGAGAAGCGCGGGAGCGGGTAAAGGCTGCGATCAAAAACAGCGGATTTACTTTTCCGCTACAGAGAATTACAGTAAACCTTGCGCCTGCTGATATGCGGAAGGCAGGGTCTATGCTTGATTGTGCCATTGCGGTGGCGATCCTGCTTGCTAGTGGGCAGATTGAAGTTCGTAATCGGCTTGCGGACTGGCTGTTTGTTGGGGAGCTATCATTAGAGGGGCGATTGCGTTCTGTACCAGGTCTTTTGCCGATACTTCTTGGTGCACGTAGACAGAATGAACCGGGGGCTGTTGTGCCACTCGATACAGGAGAGGAAGTAGATCGGGTTCGTCTGCCGTTGTTACGGGCGAGCACCTTGCAAGAATGTGCAGCCCTTTTTGCCTGTCCGGATGAACAGATAACAGAAATAAGTCAGCTAGTTGATGCGTGTACTGATCGGATAGAACCACGAATTTCCTCGCTCTGTTTTTCAGATGTGAGAGGACAGCGTCATGTCAAACGGGCGATGGAAGTGGCAGCTGCTGGCCGGCATCATTTGTGTATGGTTGGTCCACCAGGAACAGGGAAAACGATGATGGCACACCGATTCCCTACGATTCTTCCGCTACTTAGTGAAGAAGAGGAGCTGGAAGTAGATACAATATATAGTGCTTATGGCCTTCTAGAAGAGCGATTTAAGCAGCAAGGACAGCCTCCATTTCGTGCCCCTCATACATCGATTACGTTGACTGGAATGGTGGGAGGGGGAATGGGACCTAAACCAGGAGAGATGAGCCTAGCGCATCTTGGCGTGCTGTTTCTTGATGAATGGGCAGAGTTTTCTAGGCGGGTACTGGAATCAATGCGCCAGCCGCTTGAAGATGGAAGGATCGTATTGATTCGGGGGGATCGAAAGCTCACGCTACCTTCCCGTGTCGTTTTACTTTCGGCATTTAATCCCTGTAATTGCGGCCATTATCAATTTGAAGATCAAACGAACGTTTGTACATGTACAGAATCAGAAGTCAGACGTTATCGGCGCAAGTTGTCCGGCCCGCTACTTGATCGGATGGACATGCATGTAGAAGTGCCAAGAGTAGAAACAGAGGAGCTGGATCACATTACAGAATCTTCTCTGGACATGCGTAAACGTGTAGAAGGGGCGCGTGCCCGTCAGCGAGCGCGTTATGAAAAAATGAATTGTATGTATAATGCGGATTTGTTCGGTACTGCCCTACGTACACATGTGCAGCTTTCTAAGGAAGGCAGCCGTTTTTTGGCTGCTATTTATCGAACAACCGGACTAAGTAATCGTTCCTATGATAAAATTCTTAAAATATCGCGCTCGATAGCCGATCTTGATGGATGCGAAGAAATACACGAAGCTCATATAGCGGAAGCCCTTCAATATCGAGTGCTTGATCGAGCCGATTGGAAACGATAA
- a CDS encoding sporulation histidine kinase inhibitor Sda, with protein MELLSNEALLEAYGKAIALDLGTDFIALLQDEISRRDLKYAM; from the coding sequence ATGGAGCTTCTTTCAAACGAGGCATTGCTAGAAGCATACGGTAAGGCAATTGCTCTAGATTTAGGAACAGACTTCATTGCACTGCTCCAAGATGAAATTTCCCGACGTGATTTAAAATATGCTATGTAA